GGATGACCTCGTCGACCCAGTCGACCGGCTGCACCAGGATGGCTTCGGCCATCGCGCGAGCCAGGTCGACGTCGATGCCGACCTTCTCCGCCCAGTCGCCGACGATGTCGATGCTGTCGGACAGCCGCGGCGTGTGGAAGCCGACCTCGACCTGAACGGCGTCGAACACCGGCGCGAAGACGTCGCCGCCGCGCAGCTTGTTCTTGCGCTCGGCCTCTTCCCTCTCCGAGATCTGCTTGCAGTACAGCTCGAAGCGGGACAGCTGTTCCGGCGTCCCGGTGATGACGACCGAGCGCCGGCCGTTGCGAATGGACAGCACCGGCGGCAACACCGTGCGGACGTCCTGCGAGAACTCCTCGAGCAGCCGGTAGATGCGCTCGGGATCGGCGTTGCTGATCGACACCATCGGCGAACGGTCGCCGAGCACCGAGATGCCGCGCCGGCGCGCCACCAGCGTGCCGGCCGCGCCGATGAGCTGCGCCATCGCGAGCAGTTCGATGTCGCGCGTACCGCCCGCCTTGAGCGCCTCGACGGCGAGGATGCCCTGCGAGTGGCCCACCACGGCCACCGGCGGGGTGGCCATCAGGTCCATGCCCTGACGGGCGAGCGTGCGGATCGCGGCGATCTGGGTGAGCAGGACTCCGGGCAGCGACACCGCGGCCGAGGTCAGGTGTTTTTCGGACGGGATGGGGTCCTCGGCGGCCAGCGCGCGCACCCACTGCAACGGCTCGAAGCCGATCGGCCGCACGACCACCAGTTCGTTGGCCACCGGCTCGAGCAGCAGGTCCACCTCACCGGCCAGCGTCGCCAGCTCGGACTCGATCCCGGACGACGAGACCAGCTCTTCCAGCGTCTCCAACCAGGCACCGCCCTGGCCGCCGAAGGCGACCGCGTAGGCCTCACCGGCCGTCAGACGATCGACGAGCGCATGAGTATCCGCGTCGAAGCCGTCGCGGTCCGCGGACACTCGATGATGCTCATAGATCGTCACGTGTGTATCTCCCTAAATAGCGCTCGTCCGCTCAGGTGCCAGAGCCGCGCTGCCCCGTAAATACCGTCAAAGTCCCGACTGAGCCCCGGTCCACAGTGGCTACGTCTTGGCTGTCCCGGCTCACGCGGGCGCCGCCAAGGAGGCGTCATCGGCTGCACTAAGAGTGTCATAAGAAATTTGGAGCTTTCCGGGGGATTTTGGTTACTGGTGAGTTCTACGCGCGAGTAATGGTGGGCTGGGTAACACTCCGCTCTGGGGTCGCCGACAGCGTCCGGACCAAACCCGCTGCGTGCGGGTGGTTACGGTTGAGTAGCTATAACTGCGCAGATCAAGGCAGTATTGTTACCTAATCGTTATCTAAAAATTTTGCGCCATATCAGCCGTCTCGGCCCCACACGGACGAGATGACGCCGTGCGACTGTTACGAATCCGGCCAACCGGACGGTAGGCGCGAGTTTGCTGGGAACTTACTCAGGAGTCAGCTAAGTTCCGGCCGCGCGCCAGTGCCGCATTCGTCCGCTGATGCCCCAGCGACTCGTAGCCGATCACCACCACCGCCGGCGCCGCCATCACCACCAAGAGGCACACCGGGACGGACACACCCGCGGATGCGAGAGCCACGGCGCCGCCCAGCACGGAAAGCGCCACCACGACGATGACGGTGTAGAAGCCGTCCCAGGCCCGGGTCAGCAGCTGATAGGTCCCGTATACCGCCCCGACGTAGGCGCCGACCGGAACGGCAACCGCAAGCACCGTAGCCACCGGGTCGAGCGCGGAGTGGTGCTGGATGGCGTCCGCGGCGGCGTGCAGTCCGGCGCCGGTGGCCACGATCGAGCCGAACACCGCGATGTGCAGGTAGCCATACCCGAACGAACGCTCGCGGTGGTCGTGCAGGAGATGCGCCGACGGCACCACGAAGTACACCCACCACAGCCCGAAGGTCAGACCGGTCCCGGCGACCGCCACCAGCGCTGCATCGGTGGTCCAACCGTGCTCGGCGACCATCGCCGACAGCGACGCAACCGTTCCCACCACGCCCTCGCCGAGCGCGATGATCGTCAACAACCCGTTGCGCTCGGCGATGTGATGCGCGTGCCAAGGCGTGCCGCCCTTGTGTTTCTCGGCGATCAGCGGGCCGCTGACCTCGATGGCCACCATCAGCGCGAACAGCACGAACGTGACGCCGACCGTGGTGTTGACGACGGCGATCGCGATCCAGCCGATCTGCGCGACGGTGATGGTCGCCGCGTACGTCAGGCATGCCGACTTACGGGCCGGGTCCTGGCTGGCGGCCCGCAGCCACTGGATCACCATGGCCACCCGCATCACGACATAGCCGCCGACCAGGACCCGGTTGTCGACGTGGGCTCCGTCCGCGATCGAGCTGAACACCTGCGGAATGCCCAAGGCCAGCACCAGGACGCCGACCATCTGCAGCATCGTCGTCAGCCGGTACACCCAGTCGTCGGTGTCGTAGGCCGAGGCGAACCAGCTGAAATTGATCCACGCCCAGCACACCGAGAAGGTCGCGAAGGTGAAGCTGATCAGCCCGGACTCGACGTGGCCGGCGGCCAGGGAGTGCGCAAACTGCGCGGCGGCGACGCCGAAGGCGATGACGAAGGTCAGGTCGAACAGCAGCTCGAGTGGGGTGGCGACCCGATTCGACTCGTGCGGGTCGCGCCCCGACATGCGACGCAGCCGGTGGGTCCGCACCTCGTGGGTGTGGTGGCTTCCAGGTTCACTCACCCAAATATTTTCCCCCGGTCTCAATTGAGTGACCGCTTAATACCGAGACCGAGAACGATGCGCGGCAGTCTGTACCATCTCCCCATGCCGCTGGTCATGGGAGCGACGGCCGCTGGATTCAACATCGTTCGGCAGCTCGGATACGAGGAGTTCGGCGAGATCTACGTCGCCGAGCACCCGCGGCTCCCCCGTCAGCAGGTCCTTCACCTGATCCCCGCCGAGACCTCACTCGACCTGGACTACCGGATCCGGTTCAACGAGGAGTCCGACCAGGCGGCCACGCTGTGGCACCCGAACATCGCCGGCCTGACCGACCGCGGCGAATTCGAGGGCCAGCTCTGGATCTCCACCGAATACATCGAGGGCTCCGACGCGGCCGAAGTGCTCGGCGACGGTCACCTCGACGGCATGCCGCCGCGGATGGTCATCGAGATCGTGTCGGCGATCGCCGACGCGCTGGACTACGCGCACGATCGCGGGATCCTGCACCGCCACGTGAATCCGGGCAACATCCTGATCAGCAACGCGGCCGCGGATCGACGACGAATCGCGTTGACCGGCTTTGGTGTAGCGCGACCCGAGGGTGCGCACAACACACTGACGCGCGCCGGGATGTTCATCGGGACCGCCGGTTACACCGCGCCCGAACAGCTGATGGGCGAGGAGATCGACGGCCGGATCGACCAGTACGCTCTGGCGGCCACCGCTTTTCACCTGTTGACCGGCGCTCCGCCGTTCGCGCACTTCAATCCGTCGGTCGTGGTCAACCGCCAACTCAACGACCGGCCACCCCGGCCGAGCGAGATCCGGCCCGACCTGACGGACTTCGACGCGATCTTCGCCCGCGCGCTCTCGTCCGATCCGGTCGACAGGTTCCGGCGCTGCCGCGACTTCGCCAAGGCTCTCGAATCGACGGGCGGCACCCGCTCGCACATTCGCGCCACCTCTGAGGAGCGGGCTGCGTCCATTTTCCGCGAGGCAACCGAGAACGGCAACGGGGCGACCGCGGCGTTCGTGGCAACGCCGAAGGCGGCGGACCACGAGCCGACGTCCGCCGTGCCGACGACCGCCGTGCCGACGACCGCAGCCCCGAATGGCCGCTCGCACAACCACATTGACCAGGCCACCGCAGTCGCCGCTGCACCTGCCGCGCCGCCGGCCCCCGAGGAATTCGACGAACTCGACGACGAGTACGACGACTACCTCGACGACGACGACGACGAATACGACGACGAAGCCGCGGAGGCCCGCAAGCGGCGCCTGAAGCACTCCGCCGCAATCGGCGGCGTGATCGTGGTCGTTCTGATCGCCTGGTTCGCCGGCGTCAAGGCCCTGCGATCGGCGTCGCAGCCCGAAGACACGCAGAGCACCGTCGAGACCACGTCGAACGAGCCTGCCTCCCCGTCGCCGTCGTTCGTCGCGCCGGCGCCGATCGTCGTCGCCCCGCCTCCGCCGCCCCCGGTCATTCCCCGCCGCCGGCGGCCACCACACCGGTGATCACCACGACGGTGCCGGCCACGACCAAGGCTCCGGTCGCCACCACACCGGCGCAGAGCACCCAACCGCAGACCACCGTGGCGAAACCGCCGAAGCCGGCGACCACCACCCCGTCTGGGCCGAACGTGCTCGACACCCGGCCGGCCGTCGGTATGCCCTGCGGCCCAGAGGGTTCCGTCGCCGTCTCCAACTCGGGCGCACCGGTCACCTGCGTGGGCACGCCGGGCGGGTCCGCCTGGCAACCGCCGGGCGCCGGCTGAGCGACGTCAGCTTTCGGCCGACAGCACCGCGATCAATGCCTCGGCGACCTCACGGCCCGCGACCGGAAGCTCGGCTAGGTTGTCCTGCAACAGCTTCAGCGCATCGGGCCGTTTGCCGGCCGCAATCAGCGGGCTGAGCCGTTCCAGGAGCTCGCTGCGGTCGTCCAGGGTGGACGCCAGCACGTCGATCAGCTCCCAGTCGCGGTACATCGCCAGCGAGCGTTCGTAGAATGCGAACCCGCTCACTGGCTCACCACGCATGGTGCCGTGGTAGCGGTACGGCCCCTCCATGTATTCGATCGGCAGCCCGTGCGCCGGCGCGGGCACGAGCGGTTCGCCGGTGAGGTCCAATTCCAATGCGGCGCTGCTCAATCGATGCAGATTGGGCATGAACCGGTCCTTGGCCGGCGGGCGCACCAGAGGGCGAATCGAATCCGGCCAGCGCACATAGCTGGTGGTGGTCACCTCGACGTCTTCGGCGCACTCCGGGACCCTGTCCGGGTCCGGGTAGCTGACCGTCGCGCCCGAAAATGGTTGCGGCGCATTGCCTTCGATCCGATCGAACTGATGCCAGATGCTCATGTCGACCCCGTTGTCGAGGTTGATCGTGCGCCATTCGTGTGATCTGGACCGCGGGTCGCCGGTCGGTCCACCGTCGTTGGCGTACTTGGGAAACCATTGCCGGTCAACGTGTCCGGCACTGCCACTGACGTCTTCACGTTCGTCGCCCCAGCGCAGCGTCCCGTTCATCACCATGCCGGTTTGAAAGTAGGAGTACGTTCCGGCCTGGCCGAAGCAGATGATCTTGCCGTCATAGGTGTCCGCGCCTACCGGCACCGGCGCGCGCGTCGGCGTCACGTCGAGGTCGAGTTCCATTGGCTGACCGGCCTGGTCGGTACCGCGCAGGCTCACCCGGTAGCTATAGGGCTCCAGCTCGCCGGCCTCGTCGCGACACGACGTCCACGTCACCGGGCCTGCGCTGCTCTCGTACCGGATGTCGAGGTATCCGGTCGCCATCGTCATCTTCGGCTGTGCGCCTGGCTCCATGTTCCGGGGCGGCATGTCGTAGTCGGTATAGGTGCCGTATTCGCCTGTGTCGCAATCGAAGAGCGCCATCGTATAAAAGTCGGCGACCACGGTGCCGCCCGGACGGTTCTTGTTGAAGATGGTCAGGTAGGCGAAGGTGCGGCCGGTGGTGCTGGTCAGCTCGCCGGCGATGAACCAGGTGTCGGACTCCTGGTCCTCGTGCAATCCCTCGGCCTCCGGGAAGTCCAGCGCGCGGTCGTTGTCCACCAAGCGGAACGGGTACTTGCGCCAGTCAGTGTTCATCTCACGCCTCTGGTTTCCGCGACAGACGCCAGGCGCCCCGGCTTTTTTGCTATGTTAGCATCAATAGCGAATTTGCCATCGCCTTGTCTCGCCCTGTTTAAGGTCGTGCCCATGCCGGAAACCCGTGACCATCGTTGCTACGACCAGCTTTTCATCGGGGGACGGTGGCGCAAGCCGTCCTCCGAGCAGCGCCTGACGGTCATCTCCCCGCATACCGAGAAGCCGATCGGCGATGTCCCGGCGGCGACGCCGGCGGACGTCGACGACGCCGTCGCCGCCGCCCGGCACGCGTTCGACCACGGTCCATGGCCGCGGCTCGACCCGCAGGAACGGATGCGGAAGGTCGAGCAGCTCGCGACCATCTACGGCGCACACCTCGACGAGATGGCCGACCTGATCACCGACGAGATGGGCTCGCCGCGCAGCTTCAGCCGGCTGGGTCAGGCCGCAGCGGCGGTCTCGATGATCCACCTGACGCTGGGCGTCGCCCGCGACTTCCACTGGACCGAACGGCGGCACGGCGTCCTAGGCGAAGTCCACCTGCGCCGGGCGCCGGTGGGAGTCGTCGCGGCGATTGTGCCGTGGAATGTGCCGCAGTTCCTGATCATGCCCAAGCTGATCCCGGCGCTGATCGCGGGCTGTCCGGTGATCGTCAAGCCCGCGCCCGAAACCCCTTTCGACGCTTTGTGGTTGGCCGAGATGATCGAGCAGCTCGACCTGCCCGAGGGGGTGGTGTCCGTGCTGCCCGGTGGTACCGACGTGGGCGAGGCGCTGGTCCGCCATGCCGGGGTGGACAAGGTGTCGTTCACCGGGTCGAGCGCGGTAGGACGCCGGATCGCCACGCTCTGCGGCGAGCAGCTCAAGCGCTACAGCCTGGAACTCGGCGGCAAGTCGGCGGCGATCATTCTCGATGACGCGGACATCGGCAAGACGGTCCGGGAGCTGAAGTCCGCGAGCCTGATGAACAACGGGCAGGCCTGCGTTGCGCAGACCCGGATCCTGGTCAGCGAACGCCGCCACGACGAGGTGATCGACGCCCTGTCGGAGATGATGTCCGGCCTGCAAGTCGGCGACCCGACCGACGAGGCCACCGACGTCGGTCCGTTGGTGGCTCAGCGTCAGCAGTCCCGCGTGCAGGACTTCATCCGCTCCGGGGTGAAAGAGGGCGCCCGGATGATCCTCGGCGGCGAGGACGCCCCGCACGATCAGGGGTGGTACGTGCGACCGACGTTGTTCACCGACGTCACCAACGACATGCGGATCGCGCGCGAGGAGATCTTCGGCCCGGTGCTCAGTGTGCTCACCTACCGCGACGAGGCGGACGCGGTGCGCATCGCCAACGACAGTGACTACGGGCTGGCCGGGTCGGTGTGGACCGCCGACATCGCGCACGGTCTGGAGGTGGCCGCGAGCGTGCGCACCGGGACCTACGGGATCAACATGTACACGCTCGACATCGGTAGCCCCTTCGGCGGTTTCAAGCAGTCCGGCATCGGCCGCGAGTTCGGGCCCGAGGGCCTGCACGAGTACGTCGAGTTGCAGTCGGTGATCAGCAAGGGCACGATGCCGCCGCTGTCCAGCTAGGGCCGGTGCTCGTCACTCCTATCACTTCAGTCTCCGCATTCTTGGAAGTCCCGGTTTGCCCGCCTTCGCGCGAATTTTCCGGCGGCACTGAATAATTCGCTATGAGGCGGGCAAGTCGACGTGTACGTCCTCGGCGTGGCTGATGTGAAGTGAGTGACGCCTGCTTACGCGCGCCAGCCAGGGTTACGGCCAAGCCGGGCAAGAAGTTTCGATTGCACGTCGGACTGGGCGCCAACTGCGACCGGGGCGTCGAACATCGCGGAACCGGCGAACGCGCCTGGGTCGTCACGCAACGGCGTATAAAACAATTCGCACCATTCGGGGTCCAACCGATCATCGGCCTCGACCGCCCGGGCCAGGTCCCAGGTGTGCACCAACACATCACGAGTCAGGTTCGGCAGGACCGCGACCGCATCCGGCTCGAGCTCGCGTTCACACGCAACTTCAAGCTGTTCGTAGGTCAGCTCCCAACGCTGCCGAGGATCATCCCGTGGACGGTCGGGCTTGAGGCCCATCGGTCGCAACAGCAGCACGTCGTGAAATCCGATGACATGTTCCAGTACTGCTCTGGCATCCCATGCATCACAGGGCGACTGTCGATCCCACTTTCCGCCCACGGCGCGAACTGCCGAGCCAAACCTTCGGCACACAGCCAGATGGCGCGCGCCGTCGCTCATCACCGCTCCGGCAGCTGCAGTGTGAGCTCGACCGGACTGCACAGCTCACCACGTTGATTGACGACGTCGATCTGCAGCTCGACTTGTCCCGGCGCCGGCTTGCCCACCACGCGGGCCCGGCCCACCATCGTGTCCCCTGCGTAGATCGAACCGACCAGCCGCATCTTGCGCCGCACCACGCGGCTCAGCGGGCCGGCCCACTCGGTCGCGATCCGGTCGGCAAAACCGGCGACGTGCATGGTGTTGACGAAAATTCCTGGGTGACCTTGCTTTTCGGCATAGTAAGGATCGAAATGCACCGGGGTGTAGTCCCAGGTCGATCCCGAATTCATCACCACCCGTTGGTAGCTGATCTCGTCGCGTACTTCGGGCAGTTCCGTCGGCACGGCGACATCTGCCCAGGCGAGACTCACGCCGCCCCCGGTGCTCATTCGGAGCTCCTCTTCATCGCTTCGCTCTGCATCGTCGCCGCCAGCGGAGTGAATCGGAACAACGTGTTCCGGTTGGTCGCCACCACCGTGCCGTCCTGCCGGGTGAAGGTGTCCAGCGTCTCGATGAAATGCCCGACGCCGAGCTTGGACCGCTTCTCCGGTGACACCGACACGACTTCTTCGACGATGGTGAGCCGGTCGCCGTCCAGGATCGGCACCGGGAACTCCGCCTCGTTGGCGGCGTTCACAATCGTGGTGCCGGGCAACGGAACCCGCAGCGCGATCGCGCCAACCGGCCGTTGCCCATCCGGTTGCCACGGTGTCGGCACCAGCCAGCCCATCAGCAACGCCGGCGGCGCCACCAGGCCGCCCCACGTCCGCGCCGCGAAATCGGGATCCCAGTACGACGGATTGCCGTCCTGCACCGTCGCAGCGAACATCTGGATCCGCGCGGCGCTGACGACGGTGCCCGCTACCCGCGGTTCGGATGTCACGCCGACCATCCGCAGGGCGTCCTCGTAGGTGCCGAACGCAAGCGTGTAGCTGATCGGGCTCCCCGTCACGCCGATACCGGAACCGAATCCCAGTGCAGTTCGCGGGAAGTGAAGTACCAGCCACCGCGCTCGTAGACCAGTTGATCGCGATAGCTTCCGGTAGCGCGCAGCGTCGCGCCGCCGTCACCGGCCGCGAACAGCAGCGCCACACAGCGCTGTGTCGCGTTCACCCCGTCGACGGTGATCTCGTGGTCGACGGTGACCAGTCGCCCGCCACCGCCGTCGAAAGCCTCACGCAGATCGGTGAATTCGGCACCGTCCCGGGTGAAGCTGGCGCCCGAGTGACGGAAGGTCGCGATCCATCCGTTGCGATCCCCGTCGGAGTAGCACCGATTGTGCCGAGCGGTCAGGTTCAAGATCGCGTCGCGGCCCACCGAGCCGTCGAGGACATACTGCTGTTGATAGGTCATGGCCATGCGTTGTTCTCCCTGTCTCACCTACTGACGATGTATCCATGGCTTTCGCGGTCCCACGTCCCTGGTCCGACTCCCCGGCCGCGCAGGACGTCCTTGCGGATCCGGCCGATGACGTTCTTGGGAAGCTCGCTGACCACCTCCACGTACCGCGGTACGGAGAAGTAGGGCATCCGGGCGCCGCAAAAGTCCAGCAGCTCTGGGTAATCCACGTCGTCGCCGGGCGCCACGGT
The sequence above is a segment of the Candidatus Mycobacterium wuenschmannii genome. Coding sequences within it:
- a CDS encoding maleylpyruvate isomerase N-terminal domain-containing protein; the protein is MSDGARHLAVCRRFGSAVRAVGGKWDRQSPCDAWDARAVLEHVIGFHDVLLLRPMGLKPDRPRDDPRQRWELTYEQLEVACERELEPDAVAVLPNLTRDVLVHTWDLARAVEADDRLDPEWCELFYTPLRDDPGAFAGSAMFDAPVAVGAQSDVQSKLLARLGRNPGWRA
- a CDS encoding MaoC/PaaZ C-terminal domain-containing protein, yielding MSTGGGVSLAWADVAVPTELPEVRDEISYQRVVMNSGSTWDYTPVHFDPYYAEKQGHPGIFVNTMHVAGFADRIATEWAGPLSRVVRRKMRLVGSIYAGDTMVGRARVVGKPAPGQVELQIDVVNQRGELCSPVELTLQLPER
- a CDS encoding aldehyde dehydrogenase, with the protein product MPETRDHRCYDQLFIGGRWRKPSSEQRLTVISPHTEKPIGDVPAATPADVDDAVAAARHAFDHGPWPRLDPQERMRKVEQLATIYGAHLDEMADLITDEMGSPRSFSRLGQAAAAVSMIHLTLGVARDFHWTERRHGVLGEVHLRRAPVGVVAAIVPWNVPQFLIMPKLIPALIAGCPVIVKPAPETPFDALWLAEMIEQLDLPEGVVSVLPGGTDVGEALVRHAGVDKVSFTGSSAVGRRIATLCGEQLKRYSLELGGKSAAIILDDADIGKTVRELKSASLMNNGQACVAQTRILVSERRHDEVIDALSEMMSGLQVGDPTDEATDVGPLVAQRQQSRVQDFIRSGVKEGARMILGGEDAPHDQGWYVRPTLFTDVTNDMRIAREEIFGPVLSVLTYRDEADAVRIANDSDYGLAGSVWTADIAHGLEVAASVRTGTYGINMYTLDIGSPFGGFKQSGIGREFGPEGLHEYVELQSVISKGTMPPLSS
- a CDS encoding low temperature requirement protein A; the encoded protein is MSGRDPHESNRVATPLELLFDLTFVIAFGVAAAQFAHSLAAGHVESGLISFTFATFSVCWAWINFSWFASAYDTDDWVYRLTTMLQMVGVLVLALGIPQVFSSIADGAHVDNRVLVGGYVVMRVAMVIQWLRAASQDPARKSACLTYAATITVAQIGWIAIAVVNTTVGVTFVLFALMVAIEVSGPLIAEKHKGGTPWHAHHIAERNGLLTIIALGEGVVGTVASLSAMVAEHGWTTDAALVAVAGTGLTFGLWWVYFVVPSAHLLHDHRERSFGYGYLHIAVFGSIVATGAGLHAAADAIQHHSALDPVATVLAVAVPVGAYVGAVYGTYQLLTRAWDGFYTVIVVVALSVLGGAVALASAGVSVPVCLLVVMAAPAVVVIGYESLGHQRTNAALARGRNLADS
- a CDS encoding nuclear transport factor 2 family protein encodes the protein MAMTYQQQYVLDGSVGRDAILNLTARHNRCYSDGDRNGWIATFRHSGASFTRDGAEFTDLREAFDGGGGRLVTVDHEITVDGVNATQRCVALLFAAGDGGATLRATGSYRDQLVYERGGWYFTSRELHWDSVPVSA
- a CDS encoding FAS1-like dehydratase domain-containing protein, coding for MVGVTSEPRVAGTVVSAARIQMFAATVQDGNPSYWDPDFAARTWGGLVAPPALLMGWLVPTPWQPDGQRPVGAIALRVPLPGTTIVNAANEAEFPVPILDGDRLTIVEEVVSVSPEKRSKLGVGHFIETLDTFTRQDGTVVATNRNTLFRFTPLAATMQSEAMKRSSE
- a CDS encoding serine/threonine-protein kinase produces the protein MPLVMGATAAGFNIVRQLGYEEFGEIYVAEHPRLPRQQVLHLIPAETSLDLDYRIRFNEESDQAATLWHPNIAGLTDRGEFEGQLWISTEYIEGSDAAEVLGDGHLDGMPPRMVIEIVSAIADALDYAHDRGILHRHVNPGNILISNAAADRRRIALTGFGVARPEGAHNTLTRAGMFIGTAGYTAPEQLMGEEIDGRIDQYALAATAFHLLTGAPPFAHFNPSVVVNRQLNDRPPRPSEIRPDLTDFDAIFARALSSDPVDRFRRCRDFAKALESTGGTRSHIRATSEERAASIFREATENGNGATAAFVATPKAADHEPTSAVPTTAVPTTAAPNGRSHNHIDQATAVAAAPAAPPAPEEFDELDDEYDDYLDDDDDEYDDEAAEARKRRLKHSAAIGGVIVVVLIAWFAGVKALRSASQPEDTQSTVETTSNEPASPSPSFVAPAPIVVAPPPPPPVIPRRRRPPHR
- a CDS encoding lipocalin-like domain-containing protein; translation: MNTDWRKYPFRLVDNDRALDFPEAEGLHEDQESDTWFIAGELTSTTGRTFAYLTIFNKNRPGGTVVADFYTMALFDCDTGEYGTYTDYDMPPRNMEPGAQPKMTMATGYLDIRYESSAGPVTWTSCRDEAGELEPYSYRVSLRGTDQAGQPMELDLDVTPTRAPVPVGADTYDGKIICFGQAGTYSYFQTGMVMNGTLRWGDEREDVSGSAGHVDRQWFPKYANDGGPTGDPRSRSHEWRTINLDNGVDMSIWHQFDRIEGNAPQPFSGATVSYPDPDRVPECAEDVEVTTTSYVRWPDSIRPLVRPPAKDRFMPNLHRLSSAALELDLTGEPLVPAPAHGLPIEYMEGPYRYHGTMRGEPVSGFAFYERSLAMYRDWELIDVLASTLDDRSELLERLSPLIAAGKRPDALKLLQDNLAELPVAGREVAEALIAVLSAES